TAATTAGTAATTTGGCTTTTTAAATTCCTACATGATATTTAGAATGGCAGTCCCCAAAGGTACCTCCCTTCACAAAATCACGAACACAGACCCTCCTCTGAAGGGTGCATTCTTGGGGTGGACTCCACGTGCTTATACCGGCTTGAGAACAAAGACCGCATCATCCAGAACGTAGTAGTCATTGTACATGTCACCTTCACACAGGTATGGCAATCTGGTGAAAGCCTCGATAACGAAACCAGCTTTTCTGAAAACTTCAGGCAGACTATTCACTTGTTCTTCCCAATTCTGTCCCTTGATTTCCAAAATTTCTGATGGTTTCTCCCACTTGCCACCTACTAAAACAAATAAGAACATTAAGTTAAATTCTTGAACAAACAAGTTCACTGAAGACGGAAGGAGGGAGGAACTTGCCAAGGACCTtgtatgtgccaagcactgtgctaggctGCCATGAGTCATCTTCTTTACCCTTCCCAGTGCCCCCTGACCTAGAAGGGCAGAGAGATAAAGATGGACTCAGAAGGGCTAAGGAACCTGCCCAAGCCTGTGAGGTTAAGGAGTGTCAGAGCAGAAATGCAATCGCAGGTTTAACGGGATCCAAAAGCCACCATACCTTCTCTGGCAGAACCTTGGATATTAGACTCTCTTAGACTCACTGGAATGACCAATAGGTTCAGAAAAACAGTCATTAAATACAGGACTACTGAAGCAGAGAGTAACATAAAATTTGAAAGAGGGTTTTAGGACAAATTCAAGAAAAGACCACTGGTATAGTAAACATATTCAACTTACAACCTAAAAATGTTTATcaggttgaaaataaaaataggctcataaagaattttaatttataaaaatagatcTTCAGTGTGCTTTTCAAGGGAATGTGACCCACTGCCTAGCttttcaaaacaattttataaaaactaaacTCCAGGACAGAAGCAGAGCACCAGAGTAGATGAATCAACCTAGCATCTCTCGGAATAAATGACTGAAGTCTCTAACAGCTATTTCAAAACCTATGATCCCATCACTCACCTGAGCAGCTAGCAAAGGTCTTCAAATTCACATACAAACCAAATGCTAGCTAGAAACATACAAAGATAACAGTAGGTGGAAATTTTCAGATACCAAAATGATGTAAAAAATACACATAAACTTAGAAGTGTTACTAAATTCAGGTTGAGATAACTTTCCGGTGATGAGAAAATATATCATCAACAGCTGCCAAGAGCACAAACTCTATAGTGGAAAGACTTCTCATCCTTTACGGTGGCCAGCACCTGAACCCTCTTCCTATGTCTGGAGCGGTCTCAGCCTCAAGTCTCGGTAGGAGGCCTAAGCCTGATGAAGAAGAAAAGGCACTCGCGCATAACCTAAGCTCTGCCAGTCAGACACACTGGCCCAGACCTGGAATAAGGAGCAAATGACTTCCCTAGAAGAGGACCTAGGAGGCTCTCTCCCAGAGGTGGAGCAGACCAAGCAGCTGGGGCAATTGAGCAGCAGCGACAACAGAATCTGGCCCGTGTCACAGCATCTGGTACTTGGTGGCAGCATTGTGCTCTTCACACTACTTTCATAGCATGATTTGGGACATTTTTCCTGGCTGTGGACCCCCACACATGATTCTCCAAGTCCTCACAGTGACTCTGAGTCACCCCAAATCCTTTCAATAAACTCCCTTTTGTCAGCCTCAGGCAGCTTGTTGCTTTACAAAGAAGCATCTGACTGATGAAACCTCCAAgtttgggggggtgggaggtggcagGGTAGATTAGGGGGATACACCTGTTTTCCAGCACATTAAAAATAGGTCCTTAAACTCAAAACTGGGGCACATTTGTTAATGGGACacaatttatttcttcattgttCTATGATATATTGTTCACAAATTTTTCTCCTCTCTACACAAAGATACTCCCTTCTGCTGCTCAATTTCCCAGGACAAGCAGATGACTGACTGATCTGCCCTGGGAATTTAATGTACTAATTTGGTATATAACAATACTCCTTCTCGGAATATGCACTACATGTGAATCAAAATCTCACTGAAAACATCTAACATCTAACACCTTGGATTTCTAAAATCCAAGAAAAAATACCACAGGAACATTTAGAAATATTCTCAGGCTAAAATTTCAACTTCACGTGGTGACACTGGGTTACAAACATGTTTTACACAATTTCAAAAAGTTCCTGATTACAGTTCCTTAATAAGAGTTCCTCTCTTCAGTTcttcctttcttaaaaaaaaaaaaaaaaaagccaactgtCTTTTCAAATACACAGGGCACACACACCCGCCCCCCGTCCCCgcacagaaacagaaatggagaCCGAGCGCAGAGGCAAGCTTCTTCTCGGTCTGGAAATCAATGTGATTCTACTTTATGTCGGTAAGgtacttcttttttcttcctctgttttctctaaacTAATGGCTATTTCTTGCCTaatgtctttatattttataaaatttatattttaagctCCCAGGgatgaatattgtcaaaatcatcAAAGGTGCTAAGTTTCCTTTTGCCCTAGAGAAATAAGGTATTAAAAGAATAGCTGAGAAAAAGTTTCATATTAACCTTGAAAATTCCTTCTGCTAGCATAATATGCTGCTTTAGAAAAGAGCATTCATCAAAGGGTTGAAATATTCTAAAAATCACATGTGCTAGAGTCATCGAATTTAGTTCCCACACAGTGCACAGAGGAGGCACTAAACAGTATTTGCCGAATATGTTCAAAGAATAATGCTTCTAAAAAGCTGAGTTTCTATAAATTTAAAGTACTCaccattaaattaaaaacaaacaaacaaaaaagaaactgcCATGGCTTCTTCAGAGAATAACTTTCcataatatatctattttttaagtTCTGCCTATACCCCTACATTttttctatggaaaaaaaaagcatttcctaCATCATAATTCTAATAAACTCAGATTTGTCCACAAAGTTGGGGCCATAAGACAAGGGACAGGGCAGAAACAAAGTTAATTTTCTCTCACCCATAAAGAAATATACCAAAAGATTAACAGTGATTATTTTGGGTGACTTACTTCTATTTTCAatactattctatttttttcctattaagtACATAGCActttaataaactattttaattcatgttatttttttttcttaaaaatcttaTCTTATAGAGAGATGTAAATTCTGAAAGATGTGCAGATAACTGGGATCTGCCCTAAAATAATATGGCagtgggggaaagtgtgaggAAAGACAAAACAAGACTGGGTTGAAGCCAGGGATCAGCAggggattcactgtgttattctggCTACTTCAGtacatgtttgaaattttccaaaattaagttTTTTTCTGAAGTGTCAAAAGTTACTTCTTTATTGTCTAActtgatgttttgttttgtttttaggaggtaccagggattaaacccaggacctcatacatggaaagcaggtgctcaactactgagcaacACCCACTCCTCTTGGTTTTTACAAATAGTAAAGTGATACATTTTATCCTCTGCCAAGGAAAtaagctttcaaccttttcaGAGGGtactgggaaaaaaacaaaaatctgatATAGTAAAGAGAAATTTTTCACAGGAGTAGGCTGTGGTGTAACAAATTATCTGCACTTCTCTTTTTTTGCTAATATGTCACTTTACTGGTAGAGGGGGAGGAGACAAGCAGTATTCTCCAAAGTCTATGCTCTCAGAGGAAATCGGTACAGCTGGTTTTTTCCCATGCTGGGACTGGGAAGAAGTCAGACTGAACATGCAGAAGTCGGAAATGAATGAAGCTCTGAAACTCCAAAGCTGCAAATTATTAATTGTACCCTGTGTTATTTATTAGTTGTGAAGGAAAGTGTTAAAAGCCAGCTTCCCTTTTAAAAACTTTACCTGAAAGAGGATTGAGATTGAAACATGCCTGTTAACTTGGTTATTTTGGCAGGCCAGATTccattttgctttttctaatgTATAATGATTGTTACATGTTGTAAAAGAAGTTCTCTGTACTTTGGAGGTGAGCAAGTCTGGGTGTGGGGCATGAAGTTGTTTATCAGACTTGGGAGTGACTCCAAGTCCTCAGCTGAAGTGGTGAGGTGTGCTGAGCCTCTGACAGACAAAAGAGCTACAAGCCTGCTGGTTTTTGCAGGTGACTTTATACTCTCCCATCTGGTTTCTATTTTATCAGGTCACTAAAAAACTTCCCGCTCATCTCAAAGTGTGCAAATACTACAATTAAAATATGAAGTAAACAGATTTGCATCATAATGCCATAGTTTTAATTAATTCCTCTTCGGTTCTCCGGGatgacagattaaaaaaaatgttaggaGAAAAAAGCCCTGTTGGAAACTTAAAGCTTCagtcttccttttcaatttcacTTTCAAAGAACACACAAAGGTAAATAAGAACATATGGGGGGGGAAAAAACAGGCAGAAGTCAGAATTTTAAAACTTGCATAAATTCCACTCTGCCTCCATTAGTTTACATATGACCTCCCTTGCCCTAAAACGGGTTTAGGTCAATTCCCACTTATAAACACTTGAATGGCTTTCCTGAGATTAGAAGTGGCACTTCATGGTGGGTGTCAAGTCCCAGCTCTGCTACCACCTTGCTGAGGGACCTTTGCAATAACCTCTAAAATGGGCATATAGCACTGCGATAACAGTAGTAAAGGCGGTGGCAGCAGCAATAGAAATAACTTTTATTCAATGTTTACTATGGGCTAGACAGGTAAATACTCCTTATGCAGCATCTCACTTCAACTTTACACTAGCCCCACGAGGTAGATAAGAGTATCCCCTATCCCCATTTTgctatgaggaaactgagacacagagaagtcAACATCATAGAGCTAGGAACTGGCAGAGACAGGACTGGAACACAAGTCTGTGCTCTTTATCACAGCATTGTTAATCAAATAAGATAAAAGCTACAAAGGACTACAAAGCAGTGCACAAGTGCCAGGTAGAAACAGAATTTGCTTCACCATGGCATGGCTGCTCAGGAAGGTAAGTCATTGTCAGCTAGGCAAGGACTGTGTTCCACAGGTGTACATCTTGCATTTTATCATGTTTCCTGTAAGAGCACCAAGGCCCACAAAGGAACAATTGAGTTGCCACTAATTCCTAGTGATCCCAACCCCCACAAGGCAGAACTCTCTCCTGTTTATGGGCTCTATCAAAGGCAGCAGCATTTGATAACTTAATCTGACCATGATGAATACGACACTCCCATGAGGAAGtaatacagatgaggaaacaggctctgAGCAGGTCAGTGATCTGCACAAGATCAAAGGAAAGCTTGTTAAGTAGCAGGAGTGAAGACGTGGACCCCAAGTTTCTGACTCCAGATCTGCAGCCACCTGTCCTCACGACAACACTGCTTCTCCTGGAACCTCTCAAGGGTTACCTTCTAACAATCAGACATCACTGTAAACCAGGTGACAGTCAGGACACAAGGGATGTTAGGAAAAGTGAGGACCAGTGATGTCTAGCTTTATAGTCCTTATTTCTGCTGGGAGTTAaagtgagaaaaaagaaaggaatggctGGGCCCACCACCTAAAAATGcaaggaaaacagaaacagagGCAAAGTATAATGAGAAGTTAACTAAACACCATTCATCTGCTTCCTCCCGCAGGGGCTGTGGGTGCCTGTACCGTCTCTGTCTCCCAACCGGGTAAACTAGAAGTGAACTCCATACACGAGGCTGTCACCATAGACTGCACCTTCTCCATAGCCAACTGCCCTGAAGAGCAACCAACAAAACTGTGGTTTCGCTTTGGAGCTCACCAGGCTGAGAACCTCTGCTTGGATGGATGCAGAAGTAAGGCTGGCAAATACACAGTGACGGAATCCCTGGCAAAGAAACAAGTTTCCCTAACTGTCAACAGTGTAACTCTAAACGACAGTGCAATTTATATCTGTGGAATAGCATTTCCAAGTAAAGAGATCTCGAGAGCTAAGCAAACCGGAAATGGCACCACATTGGTGGTAAGAGGTAAGTCAGATAAGGCTTTATTTCAGTACACCACACTAAGACCTTTAAATTCACTACAGTACCTATGTGTAGAAATTATGGGATAGATTTGCTAACTTAATAATCTCATCAGTGAAGGGCATGATCTGAGCACACATCTACATAAGGCTTGAATTAAAGAACTATTCTGACCCCTCACCTTCTCTCAGCCCCTGCTCGTCTGCCTTCACAGACACAGTGTGTATGCTGGGTGCTATATTCTTTCTCGAAGTCCACATTTGCTAGTGAGCGCTCAGCAACTAAACTGCTCCTTTCTGGACATTTGGTAAAATGAATGGACCGAGACCAAAGGAAACTTGTGAAGACTAAGTGATTAATCAGGAACCAGTCTGGTATCACACCACCTCAGACAAAGCACTGGAAAAGCCTAAGTGATCAATGTATTGGATGCAGACAAAAATAAACATTCCAGAGAATAAACATGAATTTGGGGAAAAGTCACTGGAAGATCCTCAGTCCTTCCAATCCTGTCTGTCTGGACTGCAGGAACCCAAAAGGGGTCGGTAACATTCCGGTTTCCCAGCATTTGCTAAAACCCTTGACTATTTCCTCTTTCAAGTGAGGACATTGAAAGCTCTCCAGATGGGATGATTCTAGCTAAGTCCTACCAGTCACATCCCCAACTCATTTCCTTGAGTTAAGTCTGAGattaagaaatttcaaagaaaaaactcCACGTGATTCTGGGGGAATAGCAGTGTGGCCTCTCTTCCCATAACAGAACTCTGGCCTGAGGAGCACTGAGATTTGTTATTTCTTGCTacgtctatttttttttttaagccagctattaaaaaatagtttataaaGAAACAAAGGTTTCAAAACTACAAGCATATATAAAGAGGGATTCTTCTTTATGCGCAGAAATGAAAGTATGGCTAAGATAGACATAGCAATTTCCTGtcatttttgaaacatttttcaaagatttctagATAGAGCTAGATTATTagttttacaatataaaaatgtatattgtatTTGTGTTCATAGCATAAGCATCTATGAGGTATTTAGTTGAAAAGTACAGTTTATTCAGACAATAACTATAAATCTCACTGTATTTTATACTTCAGATAATCAGGTACTTGAAGATATGGCTGGTTGCTTAATCCCTACCTAGAGCACAGGACACTTCCCACAAGGAAAAATTCAGAATGTGACAATGAATTCAATAACTATCTCAAGACTTTACTATAAAGAAGAAGGtggagggaagcaggtgtagctcaggggttaagtgcctgcttcccacttcccacgtacaaagtcctgggttcaatctccaatgccacctaaaagaaagaaagaaaaaggaaaagaaggtggGCATGTTACAACACATGCCTCCTCTTAAGTGTGCAGTGAGCAATGAGACCCTTCTCAGGTTCTTTTACAGACTGTACCATTCCAAGTTTACAAATGTCAGCATCCTATTAACAAATACATGTGAATGAATCTTAACTGGGTAAACCGCACCTTGATGACACTTGTAcaccaaatctactgaaagaaattttaaatacccTTGAACAAACCGTCTGGAAATATTTATATAACCTAAGTAACCTAAGTAATGCTTTATATAGTAACAGTGATTTTTTAGCATTATGTCAAATGgctaattgaatttttaaaaattatcttaagaaaacaacatttttggtgtaatacaTTTAAAGAGCTAATGAACTGACATTAATATATTTGAGTGTTTATATGAATAGCTAAGCAGAGTACATTCATGTTTCGCCTCTAACATGAAGCTTCAATTGTACTTTATACATATATTTGCAAGAATATGTTCCAATAGTGACTGTGgctctttctgtttttgtaattaaTGAAGAAATTAAACCTCTCAGCAAGGAACTGCAGAGTTTCCTGATAGCTCTCCTGTCATTGCTCTCTATCTACCTTATTGGTGTGTGCGTGGTCTTCATAATTCTCTCCAAAGTAAGTTCAATTTCTTTGCACTGGATATCCCTAAAGCCTTGAATATTAGCATAAGGAGATAATTTCCATCCCTCCACAAGTTGTAAGTCTCACGGATAGCTCACctaattaacatttttctttgcaTGTGCAGGGAACACTACCTGCCGAAGGGTTCTGTAGAAGAAACCATATATTTTCATCACTGAAATTATTACTAACCGGAGCACATGACTGACAGTGCTTTCTCTTCAAAGCCCAGTAATATGGGAATAAGAGACCTCTCTTTATAAGTATGATACATGCTTTCTGCTGGAGGCAAGGGGAAGATATATTATTTGAGAGCCCTAGGAATAGTTTTTAACAGCAAAAAGAAGGTTGACAAAGTGATTAAAAGCTGCCTTAAAATACTCAAAAAGGCCAAAAGGTATTGAAAAGAATATCTTCTGGCTATACTATTCTATATGAGGGGGAAGGTATGTGTTATATTAGGATTACTATAAATCCTCCAGTCAAAAGCAGTTCAGGttgttatattattttattaatagaaTGGCAGCATCTGAGAAATgacatgaaaattattaattcttACTTTATATCACTTAAATATTAatctaatataatataatataatcttAGTATGGTATGAGATATCTACCACAATTGTTTTGAATGTATAAAATGTTCTTCTAAGACATTCCTTTTCCTGGCAGTCAAAACAGAACACTCcaggaaacaaagaaacagaagaagattCACACAAGGTATAGACCATTACCTATAAAATAGTTGTTATTAACTGTGGTTGTTTGTAACTATTTCAagtgtaaaatattttaacacaaaACTTTCAACCAAAGATAATAATGTTTCCTATTGTTGAGAAATAAAGATAACTCTCAAGTAGAAAACTGATTTAAATTTGACAGTTCTCAGTCTACTTGATGTActcaaaaaaatacagttaacTGTAGGTGTATATGTGGGGGGTAGAGAACCTTCTGAAACGATggcagtaaaaaaaagaaaaagttctgaTAATGTGCAACAGACATTGCTTCTAGTTCTaagaaagagattttttttctctcatttttatctACAGAAGAAGAGCGCTCGGCGgatttttcaggatattgctCAAGAATTATATCATAAGAGATACATGGAAACAAACCAACAACCTGTAAGTATAAAACAGCAAAGAGATgtaattcagacagaaagaatgactgagtaagaaaaaaaatgaagaagctgATAACTACTGTGAATGATGTTTCCTTTTAAGAGTCTGAAAGAGGACTTTCACATAGATAACATTTTTTTATAGAACCTACTTTGATAAATACATAAGGGGCATCTGATCCAGTAGTAAATAGTGATCAGGCTGGAATCACAGTAACATGGAAATTTTCAGAAACACACTGGCAcaagaaatattttcaatatagaCATGGATGCTTTTATGAATTAAAATCCACTTTGTACAGTCTTGCCTGCAGTAGTAGGCATTCAGCAGATGCTGCAAATGTGTGGAtcaaattacagaaaaaaaaaaatcacttgtttCTGATAAGGCAGAAATAAATTCACATTGGAAAAGATCCAGCtaataaaaacaggaaataacTATTTAGTTTTTAGGGTTGGGGTGATatgaagaaaagcaaagtatctgttgctgtttttaagatgaaaaatgttttaagatGCCAAGTTTACATAATATGCAGTAATAATATGCATTATTGCATAATATACAGTAACATTTGCATTATTGCATTATCTATTATAATTCTGATAGTATTTCTTTTAAGTCCTATATAAATGGGTCTTTCAACCTAGATGCTGTATTAGAGTTAGAACAGATACTCAGATTCCGTTATGCTTGATCACATTGTTCAGatttaaattaaaagatatataaaatagaCTTATCCTAGTAAAGATATTTTCCTCTTACAGCAACCAATGGGGAAATTTCACAGACTCCTATATGacgtattttgttttgttttcaatccaacttttaaaaaaggattttcaCCCAGAAAATTGTCCAAGTATCCACTTCACCCTTCACTGTATATAAATACctattcacatttttttctttctgaggctTAGGCATCTCTTTCATCAAAGAGGCAAAGGTAAGCGGCCTGAAGGCAGATTTGGAAGCAGAATTGCAAAGTTCCAAGCCAAGCCTTTGACAATGGCATCTGAGCAAGAAAATTATCATTCCAGTTTCCACATTCTATTCTAAATAGAGGAGGAAATGGTAACATGACCTTTCAGGTTACTGGAAGGGTAATTAGGACCAAGATGTACAAGATGGCACAATTGTGTATGTGCTACCTGGGACACACTGTCATATGGTTACATCATCCTAATGTGGCTTGTCTTTATTATTGCAGAGGAAAGACAACAACACTTACGAAAACAGAAGAGGGCTTTCCAACTATGAAAGACCATAGGAACGTTTTAATTTTCAATTAAGTCACTGAAAATCAAGCTCCAGACGCTATGGCAGTGTTAACAGACATACACCaatcaggaatttttaaaatcaactaAAGGACAACTGGCTACAAAGAAGGATGCCAAAGTATAAGAAAACTGTAACTTACAGTAATTACCAAAAATACTAATACCCAAGAAAATGCAACTGAAAAATACTTTTCCTAATTTTCTAGGAAAATTCTAAGCAGCCTAATATTTCAAAACTTCAATTTTTATAATATACATCCCATGTTTGCTTCATTCAACACATGAGAAGTGTGATGGCTGCTTACCCTGGGGAGGATATGAAGCCATACCAGTGCCTGAATCTTTACTACAAGAACTATCTTTATGGCCTGTGGAAGTGATACAATTGGATTCAGTCAAGTAaaaggaagggaggcagggaagtaatggagggtgggaggaaaggagggagaaaaggagggagggaggacttAAGCGTCAAAATCTGAGTTAGAGCAAATGATCTTGAAAAGTAACTCTTAATGAAAATTATTTCCTTTGACGCTGCAATAATGCAACAGTGTAGTGCACATCTTCCTGCCAGGGTAAGCAAAGTAACTTACATCATACTACTAACAAACTATGAGAacagaataaattataaattgaGAATACAGTAAAATATAGGGGACTGACAGTCACCTTAGAAAAAATAAGTCACAACTGACTCTAGATGTCAGTGTTTGCCAAATAACAGCACCAGGAAAGGCGTGTGCAATACCCTGTACTTTACAAGTACCTTGGTGATACTGATTTTTAGCCAGTTAGGAAGGGAAATATTAGAGAAGAGGCTGATTACAACCAGGAAATTTATAAAATTCATTCTCGTTGCCCTGAGAAAATAAGATATAGATTGttctttgaaagtataaaaaaaatatttaaagtacccACAAGTGTGCattcattattaaacaaaaattattttttttaaaattatttattttaaacaagCTAATATATTTCATTAGTGTTTCTTTTCAACTGTTATTAAATgaagtttattcttatttttaaaactcagaattgaaaaataatatcTCTTAGAAAGCTTTCTGCACTAATAGCTTAAGTTTGTGATCTCCAACTTTTCTGATTATACACGCCAGTAAAAAATAGAAAGTGGGAGAGGAGGGAACATGTAACCACATTTTGTTATATGTGTGTATGCAGCATGCATATGTGTATTttgcatgtgtgcatatgtgtgcagGTGTATATGTATAAATCCATGCACATTTGTATGTAttcatatgtgtatgtgtgtagtaTGAATGTGTActtatgcatgtgtatgtgtgtacatgtatatatgtgttgTTTGTGTACAAAGGCACACCTTGCCTTATTGTGCTTtactttattgcactttgcagaaaCTGCATTTACtgcaaattgaaggtttgtggcaaccctgcaat
Above is a window of Dasypus novemcinctus isolate mDasNov1 chromosome 23, mDasNov1.1.hap2, whole genome shotgun sequence DNA encoding:
- the IGSF6 gene encoding immunoglobulin superfamily member 6; translation: METERRGKLLLGLEINVILLYVGAVGACTVSVSQPGKLEVNSIHEAVTIDCTFSIANCPEEQPTKLWFRFGAHQAENLCLDGCRSKAGKYTVTESLAKKQVSLTVNSVTLNDSAIYICGIAFPSKEISRAKQTGNGTTLVVREIKPLSKELQSFLIALLSLLSIYLIGVCVVFIILSKSKQNTPGNKETEEDSHKKKSARRIFQDIAQELYHKRYMETNQQPVYARDDSLPRPEDCILTV